One window from the genome of Pedobacter schmidteae encodes:
- a CDS encoding DUF4142 domain-containing protein — MKRKNLLAVAALTFLMMQACQNANKSTKEMQSAVIDSAMKDEVIPDTAGFNRGGAITVFMNEAGLAGMMEIELGKLAEQKATNPKVKKFAKMMVKDHTKIAEKLKVLADGKKMTLPTALPKADQDHIAELKNMPVDEFEKHYMEMMVKDHVKALDLFKSATTSGDTPLQNFAIGTLLKLEDHYKAAADLNNRLQHVQK; from the coding sequence ATGAAAAGAAAAAATTTACTGGCAGTTGCTGCACTAACTTTTTTGATGATGCAGGCCTGTCAAAACGCCAACAAAAGCACTAAGGAAATGCAATCTGCAGTAATTGATTCTGCAATGAAAGATGAGGTTATTCCTGATACAGCTGGTTTTAACAGAGGCGGCGCCATAACCGTTTTTATGAACGAAGCCGGACTGGCTGGGATGATGGAAATTGAGCTGGGAAAACTTGCTGAACAAAAAGCAACAAATCCAAAAGTTAAGAAATTTGCGAAGATGATGGTAAAAGACCATACCAAAATTGCCGAAAAGCTTAAAGTACTGGCTGATGGTAAAAAAATGACCCTGCCCACCGCGCTACCGAAAGCAGATCAGGATCACATCGCCGAGCTGAAAAACATGCCCGTAGATGAATTTGAGAAACATTATATGGAGATGATGGTAAAAGATCATGTGAAAGCACTCGATCTCTTTAAATCAGCAACCACATCTGGAGACACCCCGCTTCAAAACTTTGCAATTGGCACATTGCTGAAGCTGGAAGACCATTATAAAGCAGCAGCAGATCTCAACAACCGGTTACAACATGTACAAAAATAA
- a CDS encoding ABC transporter permease, whose product MKQIFQLIGREFKLFFNNKVLRMLFIGAPIMYGFLVGSVYEKGKVTDLPIVVVDEDRSAMSQKLIQMFTENEVIKVVSILGSTDQSRKIALEKEAPCVVLIPKNFETQILLKRYPELTVFVDASNTLTANFASSSINVCAATFKAGIQIEALKKQGVPANMASTQFEPFRTTFIKENIRSGNYLYFMLPGVLLTVFQQVLLLGLALSFSSEFEKGTFKDLVKKISNPFGLIFVKVTPYLIMSVGILLLYYGFSVFYRLPLQTEIFPFALATILFILAVCFIGILGSILLPDQLKATEVLMVVATPSFILSGFTWPLSQMPQWVQYIAGVIPLTHYLKIYRTLFVEHGQLAKLGAPLFALLLISIICLLLAVVFLSIKIRKLKKAGV is encoded by the coding sequence ATGAAACAGATATTTCAGCTTATCGGCAGGGAGTTCAAACTCTTTTTCAATAATAAAGTATTGAGGATGCTGTTTATTGGCGCGCCCATTATGTATGGTTTTCTGGTGGGCAGTGTATATGAAAAAGGAAAAGTAACCGACTTGCCAATTGTGGTGGTAGATGAGGATCGCTCGGCCATGAGCCAGAAACTCATCCAGATGTTTACAGAAAATGAGGTGATAAAAGTCGTAAGTATATTGGGCAGCACTGATCAATCCCGAAAAATAGCCTTAGAAAAAGAAGCGCCATGCGTAGTGCTTATCCCCAAAAATTTTGAAACCCAGATTCTATTAAAACGATATCCGGAACTTACTGTTTTTGTAGACGCCTCTAATACCCTCACCGCTAATTTTGCCAGTTCGTCCATCAACGTTTGTGCTGCTACATTCAAAGCAGGTATCCAAATTGAAGCCTTAAAAAAACAAGGAGTACCTGCAAATATGGCCAGCACCCAGTTTGAGCCTTTCAGAACTACTTTTATAAAGGAAAACATAAGGAGTGGAAACTATTTGTATTTTATGCTACCCGGTGTATTGCTGACTGTATTTCAGCAGGTACTATTATTGGGACTCGCCCTCAGCTTCTCTTCAGAATTTGAAAAGGGCACTTTTAAAGACCTGGTAAAGAAAATAAGTAACCCCTTCGGATTAATCTTTGTCAAGGTTACTCCATACCTCATCATGTCTGTTGGCATACTGCTGTTATATTACGGTTTCTCGGTATTTTATCGGCTACCGCTGCAAACAGAAATATTTCCATTTGCATTGGCCACTATATTGTTTATCCTGGCCGTTTGTTTTATTGGAATTCTGGGCAGTATCTTGTTACCTGACCAGCTTAAAGCCACTGAGGTGTTAATGGTAGTAGCCACACCGAGTTTTATTTTAAGTGGCTTTACATGGCCCCTGAGCCAGATGCCCCAATGGGTACAGTACATTGCAGGTGTAATTCCCCTTACTCATTATTTAAAAATCTATCGCACCCTTTTTGTTGAACATGGCCAGCTGGCCAAATTAGGTGCGCCATTATTTGCCCTTTTATTGATATCTATAATCTGTTTGCTATTGGCCGTGGTTTTCCTGTCGATAAAAATAAGGAAACTAAAGAAAGCAGGGGTATAA
- a CDS encoding GreA/GreB family elongation factor, which translates to MNNSIVLSTGIFYLLKDHIRRRKLSKYNQQKLELELRNARQILNKDLPDNVVTVNTSVRVKELESGLEFTYTLVPPARARKKHDTLSILSPIGVAMVGYCEGMELSWEMPEGVKAYRIEEVTRIK; encoded by the coding sequence ATGAATAACTCAATAGTATTGTCAACCGGAATATTTTATCTGTTGAAAGATCATATCAGAAGAAGGAAATTAAGCAAGTATAATCAGCAAAAACTGGAATTGGAATTGCGTAATGCGCGCCAGATTTTGAATAAGGACCTGCCGGATAATGTGGTAACCGTAAATACCAGCGTCCGTGTAAAGGAATTGGAGAGTGGCCTTGAATTTACCTATACATTGGTGCCGCCGGCCAGGGCCAGAAAAAAACACGATACACTTTCTATCTTATCTCCAATTGGCGTGGCCATGGTGGGCTACTGTGAGGGGATGGAATTGAGCTGGGAAATGCCTGAAGGGGTAAAGGCCTATCGTATAGAGGAAGTAACCAGAATAAAATAA
- a CDS encoding arylsulfatase, whose translation MKHIILSCILMVFGLVAYSQPAQKPNIIYIYADDLGYGETGPYGQTKIKTPNLDRLASEGMTFTQHYTGTPVCAPARCMLMTGKHGGHSYIRGNYEMGGFTDESEGGQMPLPEGTFTIPKMLKSVGYATGITGKWGLGMAGTTGNPLLQGFDYFYGYVDQKQAHNYYPTHLWENDHWDKLNNTPFSVHKRLDPATATDKDFEAFSGRDYAPAKMTEKALRFIDQHKKEPFFLYMPYTIPHASLQVPQKYVDQYIGKFPGEKPYYGENGYAPCKYPLSTYAAMVTFLDEQVGIVMKKIKELGLDKNTIILFSSDNGPTFNGGVDAVFFNSSGGLRGLKMDVFEGGIREPFIARWPGKIKPSSKNDFVSAQFDMMATFAEIAGAKTNHTDGISLWPTLTGKTAMQQQREYLYFEYPEKGGQLAIRYGDWKGVKTELRKNPNNPWMIFNLKDDPSEKQDVASQQPALVKKFDQIVKKEHQKAHINEWEFLDDKMKLK comes from the coding sequence ATGAAACATATTATCTTGTCCTGTATATTGATGGTGTTTGGTCTGGTTGCGTATAGCCAGCCAGCTCAAAAGCCCAATATCATTTATATTTATGCTGACGATCTGGGATATGGAGAAACGGGGCCTTATGGGCAAACAAAGATAAAAACACCCAACCTGGACCGCCTGGCCAGTGAGGGGATGACATTTACCCAGCATTATACCGGAACACCGGTTTGTGCCCCTGCAAGGTGTATGCTGATGACGGGCAAACACGGAGGACATTCCTATATCCGGGGAAACTATGAGATGGGAGGCTTTACCGATGAAAGCGAAGGTGGGCAAATGCCTTTGCCGGAAGGAACATTTACTATACCTAAAATGTTGAAGTCGGTGGGGTATGCTACAGGTATTACCGGTAAATGGGGCCTGGGAATGGCTGGGACAACCGGAAACCCATTACTGCAGGGCTTTGATTATTTTTATGGTTATGTAGACCAAAAGCAGGCGCATAACTATTATCCTACTCATTTATGGGAAAATGATCATTGGGATAAACTCAACAACACTCCGTTTTCTGTTCACAAGCGTTTGGATCCGGCAACAGCTACTGATAAGGATTTTGAAGCCTTTTCAGGAAGGGATTATGCTCCGGCAAAAATGACCGAAAAGGCGCTCAGGTTTATTGACCAACATAAAAAGGAACCCTTCTTTTTATACATGCCCTATACCATTCCTCATGCATCCCTACAGGTGCCTCAAAAATATGTTGATCAGTATATTGGTAAGTTTCCAGGAGAAAAACCATATTATGGAGAAAATGGATACGCACCATGCAAATACCCGCTATCAACCTATGCTGCGATGGTTACATTTTTGGATGAACAGGTGGGAATAGTAATGAAAAAAATAAAGGAGCTTGGATTGGATAAAAATACCATTATCCTGTTTTCCAGCGACAATGGCCCGACTTTTAACGGAGGGGTTGACGCAGTGTTTTTTAATAGCAGCGGGGGTTTACGCGGATTAAAAATGGATGTTTTTGAAGGAGGAATCCGCGAACCCTTTATTGCACGTTGGCCCGGAAAGATAAAACCTAGCTCAAAAAATGATTTTGTGTCGGCCCAGTTTGATATGATGGCTACTTTTGCTGAAATTGCTGGTGCTAAAACAAATCATACCGATGGCATTTCCCTATGGCCAACATTAACCGGAAAAACTGCCATGCAGCAACAACGCGAATACCTTTATTTTGAATACCCCGAAAAAGGAGGGCAGCTGGCCATTAGGTATGGCGATTGGAAAGGTGTGAAAACGGAACTGCGTAAAAACCCGAATAATCCATGGATGATTTTCAATTTAAAAGATGACCCTTCTGAAAAGCAGGATGTAGCCAGTCAGCAGCCGGCCCTGGTTAAAAAGTTTGACCAGATTGTAAAGAAGGAACATCAAAAAGCACACATCAATGAGTGGGAGTTTCTGGATGATAAAATGAAGTTAAAGTAA
- a CDS encoding HlyD family secretion protein — protein sequence MKRMKNSTLYFLLFALVLTSCGGQKKNENLLEGKTEREQISLASKLAGKVQKIRVSEGEMVEAGDTLLVLEIPEVEAKKAQAKGAVSSAEAQYRMAKKGATQGQITQLNAKVSGLKEQLDFAEKSMSRLKNMLKDSLISQQKFDEVFAKYQGAKNQYIAAVAELTEAKNGARVEQQLMALGQQERALGALDEVGVAEKERFVKAPQKMSVESITLKEGELALPGYSLVSGFLNNATFFRFTATEQQASKIKTGQEVSVLVPNEHKSIKGKIAWIKPLSAYANITSAYPDYEQGQSLFEIKVIPFNPEEAGSLLIKGTVQLDLTSNNK from the coding sequence ATGAAAAGGATGAAAAATTCTACACTATACTTTTTACTTTTTGCCCTCGTGCTGACAAGTTGCGGTGGTCAAAAAAAGAATGAAAACCTTCTGGAAGGAAAAACAGAGCGGGAACAAATTTCACTGGCTAGCAAACTGGCGGGGAAAGTTCAGAAAATACGCGTATCAGAAGGAGAAATGGTAGAAGCTGGCGACACCTTGCTGGTACTTGAAATACCCGAAGTAGAAGCCAAAAAGGCCCAGGCTAAGGGTGCTGTAAGCAGTGCCGAAGCACAGTACCGTATGGCAAAAAAAGGTGCCACACAAGGCCAGATTACCCAGCTTAATGCAAAAGTATCGGGTTTAAAAGAACAATTGGATTTTGCAGAAAAGTCGATGTCCCGACTCAAAAACATGCTTAAAGACAGCCTTATTTCTCAACAAAAATTTGATGAGGTCTTCGCCAAATATCAGGGTGCAAAAAATCAGTACATAGCAGCTGTTGCCGAATTAACAGAAGCAAAAAACGGTGCACGGGTAGAACAGCAGCTGATGGCACTGGGCCAACAGGAACGTGCCCTTGGCGCATTAGACGAAGTGGGGGTTGCCGAAAAGGAACGTTTTGTTAAAGCTCCACAAAAAATGTCAGTTGAAAGCATCACCTTAAAAGAAGGCGAATTGGCCCTGCCGGGTTATTCGCTGGTTTCCGGCTTTTTAAATAATGCTACTTTTTTCAGATTTACCGCCACTGAACAGCAGGCATCAAAAATCAAAACCGGCCAGGAAGTAAGTGTACTGGTACCAAATGAGCACAAATCGATAAAAGGAAAAATCGCATGGATTAAGCCGCTTAGTGCTTATGCCAATATCACCTCGGCCTACCCCGATTACGAACAGGGGCAATCGCTTTTCGAAATCAAAGTAATCCCCTTTAATCCCGAAGAAGCCGGATCCTTATTGATAAAAGGAACTGTACAATTGGATTTAACCAGCAACAACAAATAG
- a CDS encoding arylsulfatase: protein MKKEICLILMLFAVVFTVCAQQKPNVIYIYADDLGYGDLSCYGATKIQTPNLDKLAASGIRFTDAHCTSATCTPSRYALMTGQYPWRRQGTGVLPGDAALIVPTDRLTLPKLFQSAGYQTAIVGKWHLGLGTAVAKDWNGEVKPGPNDVGFGYSFIFPATADRVPTVFLENRKVVALDNNDPIMVDYSHKVGDDPTGKDHPELLKQRSSPGQGHDQTIVNGIGRIGYMSGGKMARWVDEEVSTTFLASAQDFIRTNKNKPFFLYFALTEPHVPRMPATRFKGKSGLGLRGDAILQLDWTVGELMKQLEVLGLEKNTMVIFTSDNGPVLDDGYQDEAVTKLNGHTPAGKLRGGKYSAFEGGTRVPFILSWGNQVKPQVSKALVCQMDLLASFSRLLGRPIPQGEATDSENVMDALLGKSAKGRSVLVQQGGSLSVVKDGWKYISPGNGPALMKLVNIESGSSEKRQLYNLNEDISEQNNLAERFPEKVKELSDLLQQIKEKK from the coding sequence ATGAAAAAAGAGATTTGCTTAATCCTGATGTTGTTTGCCGTCGTTTTTACTGTTTGTGCGCAGCAAAAACCCAATGTGATTTATATTTATGCTGATGATTTGGGGTACGGCGATTTGAGCTGTTATGGGGCAACAAAAATTCAGACCCCTAACCTGGATAAGCTTGCTGCTTCGGGGATTCGTTTTACAGATGCGCACTGCACATCGGCCACTTGTACGCCTTCACGTTATGCCCTGATGACGGGGCAATATCCATGGCGCAGACAAGGGACGGGTGTTTTGCCTGGTGACGCAGCATTGATTGTTCCAACTGACCGGCTTACGTTACCAAAATTATTTCAGTCGGCAGGCTACCAAACTGCTATAGTGGGCAAGTGGCATTTGGGTTTGGGTACAGCTGTGGCTAAAGACTGGAACGGTGAAGTAAAGCCCGGGCCTAATGATGTTGGCTTTGGTTATTCCTTTATTTTTCCGGCTACTGCCGATAGGGTGCCAACGGTCTTTTTAGAGAACCGAAAGGTTGTAGCCCTGGATAATAACGATCCGATTATGGTTGATTATAGCCATAAAGTAGGAGATGACCCTACCGGAAAAGACCATCCTGAGCTGTTAAAGCAACGCTCTTCACCAGGGCAAGGACATGATCAAACCATAGTTAATGGAATAGGCCGTATCGGATACATGAGTGGAGGTAAAATGGCCAGATGGGTGGATGAAGAGGTTTCTACAACTTTTTTGGCTTCTGCACAGGATTTTATCAGAACTAACAAAAATAAGCCTTTCTTTTTATACTTTGCCTTAACAGAGCCTCATGTTCCGCGCATGCCGGCTACCCGTTTTAAAGGAAAAAGTGGATTGGGACTAAGAGGTGATGCCATTTTACAGTTGGATTGGACTGTAGGTGAACTGATGAAGCAGCTGGAGGTGCTGGGCCTGGAGAAAAACACAATGGTCATATTTACCAGTGATAATGGCCCTGTACTGGATGACGGCTATCAGGATGAGGCAGTAACTAAATTGAACGGACATACCCCGGCCGGAAAGTTGAGGGGAGGCAAGTACAGTGCTTTTGAAGGCGGTACCCGTGTACCTTTTATTTTAAGTTGGGGAAATCAGGTTAAGCCTCAGGTGTCTAAAGCTCTGGTATGCCAGATGGATCTGCTGGCTTCTTTTTCCAGATTGCTGGGACGGCCAATCCCTCAAGGCGAGGCCACCGACAGTGAGAACGTTATGGATGCCTTGCTTGGCAAATCTGCAAAAGGTCGATCGGTATTGGTACAGCAGGGGGGGAGTCTTTCTGTAGTGAAGGATGGCTGGAAATACATCAGTCCGGGAAATGGACCGGCCTTAATGAAGCTGGTTAATATTGAGTCTGGAAGTTCTGAAAAACGTCAGCTTTACAATTTAAATGAAGACATTTCTGAACAAAATAACCTGGCTGAGAGATTTCCGGAGAAGGTGAAAGAGCTTTCTGATCTGTTGCAGCAAATCAAAGAAAAGAAATAA
- a CDS encoding YdcF family protein has product MSEELQREISKVPACPDMDTALVSALTDLCFQEESLMASDLLFVFGSNVQHREIAHIIRYMLDSALVNQVMITGGIANYNGSFYKKQAESEQIKSYIPLEKYANKKIHTENQSKNIIENIIEAKKIFSFEHIRRMTFLSHSYASTRAALSLKRFFPDIELHCIPLPLPSDLSKYPISRQMWSKTDYGRGLVWGEYLRLQKYGTRGDFPIEEIQANLDEVKRLSEQKTLSVA; this is encoded by the coding sequence ATGTCAGAAGAATTACAGCGGGAAATCTCAAAAGTTCCTGCATGCCCGGATATGGATACGGCCTTAGTTTCGGCCTTAACAGACTTGTGTTTTCAGGAAGAAAGCCTGATGGCATCCGACCTGCTTTTTGTTTTTGGTTCTAATGTACAACACCGTGAAATTGCACACATTATCAGATATATGTTAGACTCAGCCCTGGTTAATCAGGTGATGATTACAGGTGGCATTGCCAACTACAATGGCTCATTTTATAAAAAACAAGCTGAGTCTGAACAAATTAAATCCTACATCCCTCTTGAAAAATATGCCAACAAAAAGATTCATACAGAGAATCAGTCAAAAAATATCATTGAGAATATTATTGAAGCAAAAAAAATATTTTCATTTGAGCACATCAGAAGGATGACTTTTTTGTCGCATTCTTATGCCTCAACAAGAGCTGCCTTGTCTTTAAAAAGATTTTTCCCCGACATAGAACTGCATTGTATTCCTTTACCTCTGCCATCTGACTTGTCTAAATATCCCATCAGCCGGCAAATGTGGTCTAAAACCGATTATGGGCGTGGACTAGTATGGGGAGAGTATTTAAGGCTGCAAAAATACGGAACCCGGGGCGACTTCCCTATTGAGGAGATTCAAGCCAATCTGGATGAGGTTAAAAGGCTGTCTGAGCAAAAAACTTTATCAGTAGCCTGA
- a CDS encoding TolC family protein: MNLKQTLLLSILVMICSNKIIAQQIIDPQLKQPIQQAIATNYELLNKNIEAHKSTINAESVRAKRLPEVSANAVYTYFNQTGSLDVPTITLPITGLELFKGSQSFTTSGNIARVGLLGKQIIFSGMQIPNAEKALTEKSKAEQLMADASKEGIAKDVIAIFDQYMLLAEVEKLINDTEKRLKKESINVSTAIKNGLAIPYDRDKIHLALLELSAKQTEINGNRKLLLQKLALLTHLPADQLAKISYPLNTITLTETRFNADKRKELQALQHSSKAYEYLLKKEKGSALPAVFAFANLSYLNVFNANTSLKDVGPYDKVDLKLDRLSTFPNVLLGIGAKWDIFAGGEHKHKIALAKADMQINENKRKDTEEKLNLLIEKSKVDYENTLEKIKITQQQIVISKNNMTIASKQYQEGLINISERLEAENDLYKSSLNYYMQVIQQRTAGLELLQNSGSLLEKIMN, encoded by the coding sequence ATGAATCTAAAACAGACGCTGCTACTCTCTATTCTGGTGATGATTTGTTCAAACAAGATTATAGCACAACAAATTATCGATCCTCAACTGAAGCAACCCATACAGCAGGCCATCGCTACCAATTATGAATTGCTGAATAAAAATATAGAGGCACACAAATCGACAATTAATGCCGAAAGTGTCCGTGCCAAACGATTGCCAGAGGTATCGGCCAACGCGGTTTACACCTATTTTAACCAGACAGGTTCTTTGGACGTGCCAACGATTACGCTTCCCATTACCGGACTAGAGCTTTTCAAGGGAAGTCAATCCTTTACTACCAGTGGGAATATTGCACGCGTGGGTTTGTTGGGTAAGCAGATTATTTTTAGTGGCATGCAGATTCCCAATGCCGAAAAAGCTTTAACCGAAAAATCCAAGGCTGAACAACTAATGGCTGATGCCAGTAAAGAAGGGATTGCCAAAGACGTGATTGCAATATTTGACCAGTATATGTTACTGGCGGAGGTGGAAAAATTAATCAACGATACCGAAAAACGACTGAAAAAGGAGTCCATAAATGTATCAACTGCCATAAAAAACGGGCTAGCCATTCCATACGACAGAGATAAAATCCATCTGGCCTTATTAGAGTTATCGGCCAAACAAACGGAAATAAACGGGAACCGGAAGCTCCTGTTACAAAAATTGGCACTACTTACACATCTGCCTGCCGATCAGCTGGCGAAAATAAGCTATCCCCTGAATACCATTACTTTGACTGAAACCAGATTCAATGCAGACAAAAGGAAAGAACTGCAGGCCTTGCAACATTCGTCTAAAGCCTATGAATACCTGCTAAAAAAAGAAAAAGGAAGCGCATTACCTGCTGTTTTTGCATTTGCCAACCTCTCGTACCTGAATGTATTTAATGCAAATACAAGCCTGAAAGATGTGGGTCCTTATGACAAAGTGGACTTAAAACTCGACCGGTTGTCTACGTTTCCAAATGTGCTGCTTGGCATCGGTGCCAAATGGGATATTTTTGCCGGCGGTGAACATAAACACAAAATAGCGCTGGCCAAAGCCGATATGCAAATAAATGAAAACAAGAGAAAAGACACAGAAGAGAAACTAAATCTCTTAATCGAGAAGTCGAAAGTTGATTATGAAAATACATTGGAAAAAATAAAAATCACCCAACAACAGATCGTAATTTCCAAAAACAATATGACCATTGCCAGCAAACAATACCAGGAGGGGTTGATTAACATATCTGAACGACTGGAAGCCGAAAACGACCTGTACAAATCTTCTCTCAACTATTACATGCAGGTGATACAACAGCGTACCGCGGGCTTGGAATTGTTGCAAAACTCGGGCAGCTTACTGGAAAAAATAATGAATTAA
- a CDS encoding glycoside hydrolase family 28 protein, producing MIRLIKMKLLVSLFMLSAFTYVVKAADFNILKYGAVGDGLTLNTLAIQKAIDECTKAGGGRVIFPQGNFLSGTIVMKDNVMIHFEKNAVLLGSTDLKDYRNLDPFTEGLGIDVGWALLVAVDVKNVGLEGEGTIDGQGSAIKAKHILTDTRPEGQRWGLRPFLVRIVRCDGVKVKDVTLKYAGAWTSHYFQSRNIDIANVKIQSVGVAHNDGIGIDGCQDVTISNCDVVSGDDALVFKTTSSKMACRNIVVTGLRLKSSQAGIKMGTESMAAFENIKISKCHIYETRNGGIKLLTVDGAHLRNVEISDITMDDVRTPMLFRLGSRLSVFRKNTETKQPTGTFENVLIRNVKANASANAQLMPPTGILITGVPGHYITGLTLQDIEISLAGGGLAEHARQVVPEAIDQYPEVKTFGPRVPAYGVWARHVKDLKLKNVKFNLTDNDLRPAFVCEDGLDVEVSDWQLPETTGAEALIRFENVQHAVVKGVSGKAKSAKFVLQEANSKNIVVKDNTLTHTAVK from the coding sequence ATGATCCGATTAATTAAAATGAAATTACTGGTTAGTTTATTCATGCTCTCTGCTTTTACCTATGTTGTAAAAGCAGCGGATTTTAATATCCTGAAATATGGTGCGGTAGGCGATGGCCTCACGTTAAATACACTGGCCATACAAAAGGCCATTGATGAATGTACAAAAGCCGGAGGGGGCAGAGTAATTTTTCCACAAGGGAATTTTTTGTCGGGTACCATTGTCATGAAGGACAATGTAATGATCCACTTTGAGAAAAATGCCGTGCTATTGGGTAGTACGGACCTGAAAGATTATAGAAATCTTGACCCTTTTACCGAGGGTTTGGGTATTGACGTAGGCTGGGCATTGCTGGTAGCGGTTGACGTCAAAAATGTTGGGTTGGAAGGCGAGGGGACAATTGATGGACAGGGTTCGGCCATTAAAGCCAAACACATCCTTACAGATACACGTCCCGAGGGGCAACGTTGGGGGCTGAGGCCATTTTTGGTACGCATTGTCCGTTGCGATGGCGTTAAAGTAAAGGACGTGACTTTGAAATATGCCGGCGCCTGGACTTCACATTATTTTCAGAGCCGCAATATTGACATTGCAAATGTTAAAATACAAAGTGTGGGTGTGGCCCATAACGATGGCATCGGCATTGACGGATGTCAGGATGTGACCATCAGCAATTGTGATGTGGTGAGCGGTGATGATGCTTTGGTGTTTAAAACGACTTCAAGTAAAATGGCTTGCAGGAATATTGTGGTGACTGGATTGCGTCTTAAAAGTAGTCAGGCGGGTATAAAAATGGGAACCGAATCTATGGCAGCTTTTGAAAACATCAAAATCTCAAAATGCCATATCTATGAAACCCGGAACGGGGGAATTAAACTGCTTACGGTTGATGGTGCGCATTTGCGGAATGTAGAAATTTCTGACATTACCATGGACGATGTGAGGACCCCGATGCTGTTCAGACTGGGATCAAGATTAAGTGTGTTTCGCAAAAATACGGAGACTAAACAGCCCACGGGAACATTCGAAAATGTATTGATCAGGAATGTGAAGGCTAATGCTTCTGCAAATGCACAACTGATGCCCCCTACGGGTATTTTGATTACGGGTGTACCAGGGCATTACATCACCGGTTTAACCCTGCAGGATATTGAGATCAGTCTGGCCGGTGGTGGATTGGCTGAACATGCCCGTCAGGTTGTGCCTGAAGCTATAGACCAATATCCCGAAGTGAAAACATTTGGCCCCAGGGTGCCTGCATACGGGGTTTGGGCAAGGCATGTAAAGGACCTGAAACTCAAAAATGTAAAGTTCAATTTAACAGATAATGATTTACGACCTGCTTTTGTATGCGAAGATGGTTTGGATGTTGAAGTGTCTGACTGGCAACTACCCGAAACTACAGGCGCTGAAGCATTGATCAGATTTGAAAATGTGCAGCACGCCGTGGTGAAAGGTGTATCAGGAAAGGCGAAGTCCGCGAAATTTGTGTTGCAGGAAGCCAATAGTAAAAATATTGTAGTAAAGGACAATACCCTTACCCATACAGCCGTAAAATAA